The Lactuca sativa cultivar Salinas chromosome 2, Lsat_Salinas_v11, whole genome shotgun sequence genome includes a window with the following:
- the LOC111908473 gene encoding protein NRT1/ PTR FAMILY 5.5 yields MGSFVRISALLVADLLADFAMYVMVNYLTNVWNLNSTHAAGIINIWNGITPALTIVFAFVVDTFMGDYYMLLLSSTAYTIGLGFLFMSTPPVLGPCSDYKEECVGYTQKVLLFTALPLIAVGMAGHVVSLKSFLDLQTKSENEDEAKDGDKSIWQIAGVVIVVVASIVGGIALPYIKPWSIRFGIPAISSLVATLLFLSGSRVYKPCNPAEGSPLTSTLRVFVAAARNFSQPFPDHKQLYNGQDAHSTSSLRCLDKAAIQLPEQHQSEKWRFCSVREVEDTKIGIRMAPMWLTFIVIGIVLSTGNTYFLEQANRMDSKLGRINVSIPIFLMFYTLSSGISASFYSLLTKCMPNKKYAPPVGIVTAMVISVSCCITAAKVETRRLDVIKDHGLLDKPNQRIPMSIFWLLPQFVLLAAVDGIANTSITSFFKHQAPKSMNKYFMYFTKGVLGLGTMASVLCVGIVGKVSEGYQKRNWFQATLNESRLDRYYWTLAALSSVNTVIYIIVASFYKYKESPDDGDDEAEGGEMKEEFQDDVKCCC; encoded by the exons ATGGGTTCATTTGTTAGGATATCAG CATTGCTAGTGGCAGATCTGTTAGCTGATTTTGCAATGTATGTGATGGTGAACTACTTGACAAATGTCTGGAATCTTAATAGTACACATGCTGCTGGTATTATAAATATTTGGAACGGAATCACACCAGCTTTAACGATTGTGTTTGCATTTGTTGTTGACACCTTCATGGGTGACTACTATATGCTTCTGCTGTCTAGCACTGCGTACACTATA GGATTAGGATTCTTATTCATGTCAACCCCTCCTGTCCTTGGCCCATGTAGCGACTACAAGGAGGAATGTGTTGGGTACACACAAAAAGTCTTGTTGTTTACAGCTTTACCATTGATAGCAGTCGGAATGGCTGGTCATGTAGTCTCGCTAAAGTCATTTTTAGATCTACAAACAAAAAGTGAAAATGAAGATGAAGCTAAAGATGGAGATAAAAGTATTTGGCAAATAGCAGGTGTGGTTATAGTGGTGGTGGCATCAATTGTTGGAGGTATTGCACTTCCATATATAAAGCCATGGTCAATCCGTTTTGGGATTCCGGCTATATCTTCGTTGGTTGCAACCCTTCTGTTCTTGAGTGGATCTCGAGTGTACAAACCTTGTAACCCAGCAGAGGGGAGCCCGTTAACAAGTACCTTGAGAGTTTTTGTAGCTGCTGCTCGTAACTTTTCTCAACCATTTCCCGATCATAAACAGCTCTATAATGGTCAAGATGCTCATTCCACCAGCAGCCTCAG GTGCTTAGACAAGGCAGCTATTCAGTTACCAGAACAGCATCAGTCTGAAAAGTGGAGGTTCTGCAGTGTTCGCGAAGTAGAAGATACCAAAATCGGTATTCGTATGGCACCGATGTGGCTAACCTTCATAGTGATTGGGATTGTGCTTTCTACTGGAAACACTTACTTTCTTGAGCAAGCCAATCGGATGGACAGTAAACTTGGACGAATAAATGTCTCAATTCCAATCTTTCTTATGTTCTATACACTCTCCAGTGGCATATCTGCATCCTTTTATTCCTTATTGACCAAGTGTATGCCAAACAAAAAGTATGCCCCCCCAGTCGGGATCGTCACAGCTATGGTTATCTCAGTATCCTGTTGCATCACTGCTGCAAAAGTGGAAACTCGAAGGCTTGATGTGATTAAGGATCACGGGTTGCTAGACAAGCCTAACCAGAGGATCCCAATGAGTATATTTTGGCTGCTTCCACAGTTTGTACTCCTTGCAGCCGTTGATGGGATTGCTAATACGAGTATCACAAGCTTCTTCAAGCACCAAGCGCCCAAATCAATGAATAAATATTTCATGTATTTCACAAAGGGTGTGCTTGGATTAGGAACCATGGCTAGTGTTTTGTGTGTCGGTATTGTGGGGAAGGTGAGTGAGGGATACCAAAAGCGGAACTGGTTTCAGGCTACATTGAATGAGAGCCGTTTGGATCGGTATTATTGGACATTGGCTGCACTAAGCTCAGTTAATACTGTTATCTATATCATTGTTGCCTCCTTCTACAAGTATAAGGAATCAccggatgatggtgatgatgaagcAGAAGGGGGAGAAATGAAAGAGGAATTCCAAGATGACGTGAAATGTTGCTGTTGA